One segment of Solanum lycopersicum chromosome 1, SLM_r2.1 DNA contains the following:
- the LOC101253010 gene encoding replication factor C subunit 3 isoform X1: MLWVDKYRPKTLDKVIVHQDVAQNLRKLVSEGDCPHLLFYGPPGSGKKTLIMALLRQIFGPSADKVKVENKIWKVDAGTRTIDVELTTLSSTHHVELNPSDAGFQDRYVVQEIIKEMAKNRPIDTKGKKGFKVLVLNEVDKLSREAQHSLRRTMEKYSASCRLILCSNSSSKVTEAVRSRCLNVRINAPMEEEIVSVLEFIAKKEGLQFPQGFAARIVEKSNRNLRRAVLTFESCRVQQYPFTNNQTVPPMDWEQYVSEIASDIMKEQSPKRLFEVRGKLYELLTNCIPPEIILKRLLFELLKKLDSELKHEVTNWAAHYEHRMRLGQKAIFHLEAFVAKFMSIYKSFLISTFG, from the exons ATGTTGTGGGTTGACAAGTACCGCCCTAAAACATTAGATAAAGTTATTGTACACCAGGATGTTGCTCAAAATCTTCGTAAACTG gtCTCAGAGGGAGATTGTCCTCATCTCCTCTTTTACGGCCCTCCCGGTTCAGGAAAGAAAACTCTCATTATGGCACTTCTTAGACAGATTTTTGGTCCAAGTGCTGACAAG GTTAAGGTTGAGAACAAGATTTGGAAAGTTGAT GCTGGTACTCGGACAATTGATGTGGAGCTCACAACATTGTCAAGCACTCACCATGTGGAATTAAATCCAAGTGATGCCGGATTTCAGGACAGATACGTTGTTCAAGAGATAATCAAAGAAATGGCCAAGAACAGACCAATTGACACGAAAGGGAAAAAGGGGTTTAAAG TTCTAGTGCTAAATGAAGTTGACAAGCTCTCAAGAGAAGCACAACATTCTCTTCGAAGAACAATGGAGAAGTACAGTGCATCATGTCGCCTGATTCTTTGCTCCAACAGTTCTTCAAAGGTCACTGAAGCAGTTCGCTCACGATGCCTTAATGTGCGAATAAATGCACCAATGGAAGAAGAG ATTGTTAGTGTTTTGGAATTTATTGCCAAAAAGGAAGGACTTCAATTTCCACAGGGTTTTGCAGCCCGCATTGTGGAAAAGTCAAATAGGAATCTGAGAAGGGCAGTTTTAACATTTGAGTCTTGCCGTGTTCAACA GTATCCCTTTACAAACAACCAAACTGTACCTCCAATGGACTGGGAGCAATATGTTTCAGAAATTGCATCAGACATAATGAAAGAGCAGAGCCCTAAAAG GTTATTTGAGGTAAGAGGAAAGTTATATGAGCTTCTAACTAATTGTATTCCCCCTGAAATTATTTTGAAG AGGCTACTTTTTGAACTATTAAAGAAACTGGATTCAGAGTTGAAGCATGAGGTGACCAACTGGGCTGCTCATTAT GAGCATAGGATGCGTCTTGGACAGAAGGCTATATTTCATCTCGAAG CATTTGTGGCCAAATTCATGAGCATCTACAAGAGTTTCCTTATTTCAACATTTGGCTAA
- the LOC101253010 gene encoding replication factor C subunit 3 isoform X2, whose product MLWVDKYRPKTLDKVIVHQDVAQNLRKLVSEGDCPHLLFYGPPGSGKKTLIMALLRQIFGPSADKVKVENKIWKVDAGTRTIDVELTTLSSTHHVELNPSDAGFQDRYVVQEIIKEMAKNRPIDTKGKKGFKVLVLNEVDKLSREAQHSLRRTMEKYSASCRLILCSNSSSKVTEAVRSRCLNVRINAPMEEEIVSVLEFIAKKEGLQFPQGFAARIVEKSNRNLRRAVLTFESCRVQQYPFTNNQTVPPMDWEQYVSEIASDIMKEQSPKRLFEVRGKLYELLTNCIPPEIILKRLLFELLKKLDSELKHEVTNWAAHYEHRMRLGQKAIFHLEDLTFISQHF is encoded by the exons ATGTTGTGGGTTGACAAGTACCGCCCTAAAACATTAGATAAAGTTATTGTACACCAGGATGTTGCTCAAAATCTTCGTAAACTG gtCTCAGAGGGAGATTGTCCTCATCTCCTCTTTTACGGCCCTCCCGGTTCAGGAAAGAAAACTCTCATTATGGCACTTCTTAGACAGATTTTTGGTCCAAGTGCTGACAAG GTTAAGGTTGAGAACAAGATTTGGAAAGTTGAT GCTGGTACTCGGACAATTGATGTGGAGCTCACAACATTGTCAAGCACTCACCATGTGGAATTAAATCCAAGTGATGCCGGATTTCAGGACAGATACGTTGTTCAAGAGATAATCAAAGAAATGGCCAAGAACAGACCAATTGACACGAAAGGGAAAAAGGGGTTTAAAG TTCTAGTGCTAAATGAAGTTGACAAGCTCTCAAGAGAAGCACAACATTCTCTTCGAAGAACAATGGAGAAGTACAGTGCATCATGTCGCCTGATTCTTTGCTCCAACAGTTCTTCAAAGGTCACTGAAGCAGTTCGCTCACGATGCCTTAATGTGCGAATAAATGCACCAATGGAAGAAGAG ATTGTTAGTGTTTTGGAATTTATTGCCAAAAAGGAAGGACTTCAATTTCCACAGGGTTTTGCAGCCCGCATTGTGGAAAAGTCAAATAGGAATCTGAGAAGGGCAGTTTTAACATTTGAGTCTTGCCGTGTTCAACA GTATCCCTTTACAAACAACCAAACTGTACCTCCAATGGACTGGGAGCAATATGTTTCAGAAATTGCATCAGACATAATGAAAGAGCAGAGCCCTAAAAG GTTATTTGAGGTAAGAGGAAAGTTATATGAGCTTCTAACTAATTGTATTCCCCCTGAAATTATTTTGAAG AGGCTACTTTTTGAACTATTAAAGAAACTGGATTCAGAGTTGAAGCATGAGGTGACCAACTGGGCTGCTCATTAT GAGCATAGGATGCGTCTTGGACAGAAGGCTATATTTCATCTCGAAG ATCTAACATTCATCAgtcaacatttttga
- the LOC104645812 gene encoding uncharacterized protein, with translation MDFIVRLPRNSRGVDNICVIVDQLTKSTHFLPIHTTFSAKRLARIYIREYDSIKLDDRQSYIEDPVAFLDKDGRQLRPRAIHVVKIHWRNRLVEETIWETEQELREHFPDLFESSCTF, from the exons ATGGACTTCATTGTGAGGTTGCCTCGAAATTCTAGAGGCGTTGACAACATTTGCGTCATTGTGGATCAATTGACCAAGTCAACACACTTCCTTCCTATTCATACTACCTTCAGTGCCAAGAGGTTGGCTCGTATCTACATTCGGGAG TATGATTCAATTAAGTTGGATGATCGTCAAAGCTATATAGAGGATCCGGTTGCCTTTCTTGACAAAGATGGCAGGCAATTGCGTCCGAGAGCTATTCATGTTGTTAAGATCCATTGGAGGAATCGCCTAGTTGAGGAGACTATCTGGGAGACCGAGCAGGAGTTACGAGAGCATTTCCCCGACTTATTTGAGTCTTCATGTACTTTTTGA